One window of the Oncorhynchus gorbuscha isolate QuinsamMale2020 ecotype Even-year linkage group LG17, OgorEven_v1.0, whole genome shotgun sequence genome contains the following:
- the LOC124002095 gene encoding transmembrane protein 132C-like translates to MGELSCPSASWGREGVKALVLYSLLVVVHTSHAQPPLPLSLLAKIIVPPPWHALPLSQADLGPLFSNSSPFAFTQSLLMVPPAGKASKAGVRASFGPYSVSQLVSGPILPLSPPLTASLLSKHVAREGDEGGKETYWVRVLFHLRGDPSRGSCITLHAFKETEEQKASCVTQPPLGLCVVTLALPKDWFEAGQTSQPYLSPKQRARHTHRHRTRNRGRRHEGVVVGGAGGIPFPGALRYSPAHASDHIQLYYSLFGTASNLKLAPPRCVQDKLPQSQRELFYIAAVTLREDNKRNEANRTKEEIGCCNGQEEEELRLDSNVLIRYRRGPVRAGQPIGVSVNLRANFSAEFVVIRLKVKKGLLSLVAQRSLNSDLWVVNLERTQGSKHDVISIICHKLARHMDSDGPAALQQVACLSVDGLRRSFGVAMTVSASWRVEYSGRKNPPPPHGGVVSSFSFTDREIVGISPITESGMIINTAILTSEPVSLPVIVLAVGHDGKVSDITAAVKCQSSNDDIVKVSSDCSTLFVDGSESGVGSTCVGVEFLLGTLSGSLCLSVWAPVVPLRVSLSDNELSAIKGWNHDVENGCSPVYQRSTVQVLTQFSAQGGQGQLTYLLGSSDWFVDATEMVRNWLRVENPRVAVLDKQSNLIGLHPGKTSVHVISSQWDGVLGSCDVIVTSEPVTPGDLSVQVVGGLSMSINASPAHPAVVTATVTAYNILYHHGQEASISVWLQFSDDSATLLSTFSRGTFTLRLSSLAETVVAVMPGPLLRVVAQGEGGGPLLKAELLVTPCKPMANSVDGDLANSKEGSGPRRLAKGSGWIRVNLDTDLRPMGSEEADFELLDMLDMLVESSDRDVKYSNFLDNDIITGNVTTVKGDDYYDKAGDGMIARNDLERAVLTPNHEESAVYFSPGVEREREGKLEDTELGVGVGAVLSLLCLSVLLFLVNCLPCALRERRTRRKGVNTEGVEGVVEEEGEEGKEEAAKGVAEKNDIMTSCPGVISLHETFPEEKEGQSDQSIDH, encoded by the exons ATGGGTGAGCTCAGCTGCCCTAGTGCAtcatgggggagagagggtgtgaAGGCTCTCGTGCTCTATTCGCTCCTAGTAGTCG TACACACATCCCATGCCcagcctcccctccctctctccctcctggccAAAATCATTGTCCCCCCTCCCTGGCACGCTCTGCCCCTGTCGCAGGCTGATCTTGGCCCACTGTTCTCCAACTCCAGCCCCTTCGCCTTCACCCAGTCACTGCTCATGGTGCCTCCGGCTGGGAAAGCCTCCAAAGCGGGGGTTCGAGCTTCATTCGGGCCTTACTCTGTCAGCCAG ctggtCTCTGggcccatcctccccctctcccctcctctgacTGCGTCTCTCCTCTCTAAACACGTggcgagagagggggatgaaggaggaaaggagacgTACTGGGTGCGGGTGTTGTTCCACCTACGAGGGGACCCCAGCAGGGGGAGCTGTATCACCCTTCACGCCTTCAAAGAGACCGAGGAGCAGAAGGCCTCGTGTGTCACACAG cCTCCACTGGGTCTGTGTGTGGTGACCCTGGCCCTACCTAAGGACTGGTTTGAGGCGGGCCAGACCAGCCAGCCCTACCTCAGCCCCAAACAGCGTGCCAGGCACACACACCGACACCGCACCCGTAATCGGGGACGACGGCACGAGGGTGTTGTCGTCGGTGGAGCCGGTGGCATCCCCTTCCCAGGCGCTCTCCGATACAGCCCCGCCCACGCCAGCGACCACATCCAGCTGTACTACTCATTGTTCGGCACGGCGTCCAACCTCAAACTAGCGCCCCCTAGGTGTGTGCAAGACAAATTACCACAGTCTCagagagagttgttttatatAGCAGCTGTAACTTTGAGGGAGGACAATAAGCGGAACGAGGCCAACAGAACCAAAGAGGAAATAGGCTGTTGCAatggacaggaagaggaggagctacGGTTGGATTCCAACGTGCTGATTCGCTATCGCAGGGGACCAGTCCGAGCGGGACAGCCAATTGGGGTTTCTGTGAACCTGAGGGCTAATTTCAGTGCAGAGTTTGTTGTTATCCG GCTGAAGGTGAAGAAAGGCCTTTTGTCTCTGGTGGCCCAGCGCTCTCTGAACTCTGACCTCTGGGTTGTGAACCTGGAGAGAACCCAGGGCTCCAAACATGATGTCATCTCCATCATCTGCCACAAACTGGCCAGGCACATGGACAGCGACGG tcccgcTGCTCTGCAGCAGGTTGCCTGTCTGTCAGTGGACGGCTTGCGAAGGAGTTTCGGGGTTGCCATGACGGTATCGGCCAGCTGGCGGGTAGAGTACTCAGGCCGTAAAAACCCTCCGCCACCACACGGCGGAGTCGTGAGCAGCTTCTCCTTCACTGACAGAGAGATCGTGGGCATCTCTCCCATAACTGAA AGTGGCATGATCATCAACACGGCCATCTTGACCAGCGAGCCCGTGTCACTTCCTGTCATTGTGCTGGCAGTGGGGCATGACGGGAAGGTGTCGGATATCACCGCGGCGGTGAAGTGCCAGTCGTCCAACGATGATATCGTCAAG GTGTCAAGCGATTGCTCCACCCTCTTCGTGGACGGAAGTGAATCAGGGGTGGGCAGCACCTGTGTAGGGGTGGAGTTTCTCCTGGGCACGCTCAGTGGGTCCCTGTGTCTGTCCGTGTGGGCTCCTGTCGTCCCGCTGCGCGTCTCCCTGTCCGACAACGAGCTGAGCGCCATCAAGGGCTGGAACCACGACGTGGAGAACGG CTGTTCTCCAGTGTATCAGAGGTCCACGGTTCAGGTTCTGACCCAGTTCAGTGCTCAGGGGGGCCAGGGTCAGCTGACCTACCTGCTGGGCTCCTCTGATTGGTTTGTGGATGCCACGGAGATGGTCCGTAATTGGCTGAGGGTAGAGAATCCTCGCGTGGCGGTCCTCGACAAGCAGAGCAATCTGATTGGTCTACACCCGGGGAAAACTTCAGTTCAT GTCATATCAAGCCAATGGGACGGTGTTCTGGGTAGCTGTGATGTCATCGTGACCTCTGAACCCGTGACCCCAGGTGACCTCTCAGTGCAGGTTGTGGGAGGACTCAGTATGTCAATCAATGCAAGCCCTGCCCATCCGGCTGTTGTCACGGCAACAGTGACAGCATACAACATCCTCTACCACCATGGGCAG gaagCGTCAATCAGTGTCTGGCTCCAGTTCAGTGATGATAGCGCCACGTTGCTCTCCACCTTCAGCCGTGGTACCTTCACCCTTCGCCTCTCCTCATTGGCAGAGACCGTGGTTGCCGTGATGCCCGGCCCGTTGCTGCGCGTCGTCGCCCAGGGCGAAGGGGGCGGGCCTTTACTGAAAGCAGAACTCCTGGTCACCCCCTGCAAGCCAATGGCGAACTCCGTTGACGGGGACCTGGCCAATTCGAAAGAAGGAAGCGGGCCCAGGAGGCTGGCTAAAGGATCAGGTTGGATCAGGGTGAACCTGGACACAGACCTTCGTCCAATGGGAAGCGAGGAGGCGGACTTTGAGCTGCTCGACATGTTGGACATGCTGGTTGAGTCATCGGACAGGGACGTTAAGTACAGCAACTTCCTGGACAATGACATCATCACAGGGAACGTCACCACCGTCAAAGGTGACGACTACTATGACAAGGCCGGCGATGGGATGATCGCCAGGAACGACCTGGAGAGAGCGGTGTTGACCCCAAATCACGAAGAGAGCGCTGTGTACTTCTCTCccggggtggagagagagagggaggggaaactgGAGGATACAGAGCTGGGGGTGGGTGTGGGGGCAgttctctcccttctctgcctCTCCGTACTTCTCTTCCTGGTGAATTGTCTGCCCTGCGCTTTGAGGGAGCGGAGGACGAGGAGGAAGGGCGTGAAcacggagggggtggagggagtggtggaggaagagggggaggaaggaaaaGAGGAGGCGGCAAAGGGTGTTGCAGAAAAGAACGACATAATGACATCGTGCCCCGGGGTAATATCGCTCCATGAGACTTTTCcagaagagaaagaggggcagTCAGATCAAAGCATTGACCATTAA